One segment of Streptomyces sp. TG1A-8 DNA contains the following:
- a CDS encoding LysR substrate-binding domain-containing protein: MYDPSQLRTFLAVAQTLSFTQAARRLGLRQSTVSQHVRRLEDATGRQLFARDTHSVELTEDGEVMLGFARRLLEVHERAAAFFAGTRVRGRLRFGASEDVVLTRLPEILEGFRHDHPEVDLELTVELSGTLHERLAAGKLDLVLAKRRPEDRRGELVWQDDLVWIGAERLRLDPDRPVPLIVYPPPGITRARALEALEDQGRQWRIVCTSGSLNGLVAAARAGLGVMAHSRRLMPPGLFRVGDRAGLPDLGKIDFVLVHGRRRGTAEDAANALAAAVLAGGGRLRHRGA; encoded by the coding sequence GTGTACGACCCGTCGCAATTGCGCACGTTCCTGGCGGTGGCGCAGACACTGAGCTTCACACAGGCCGCCCGGCGGCTGGGCCTGCGCCAGTCGACGGTCAGCCAGCACGTGCGCCGGCTGGAGGACGCCACCGGCCGGCAGCTGTTCGCACGGGACACCCACTCCGTGGAGCTGACCGAGGACGGCGAGGTCATGCTGGGCTTCGCCCGCCGGCTGCTGGAGGTGCACGAGCGGGCCGCGGCGTTCTTCGCCGGCACCCGGGTGCGGGGCCGGCTGCGGTTCGGGGCCTCGGAGGACGTCGTCCTCACCCGGCTGCCGGAGATCCTGGAGGGGTTCCGCCACGACCACCCCGAGGTCGATCTGGAACTGACGGTGGAGCTGTCGGGCACCCTGCACGAGCGGCTGGCCGCCGGGAAGCTGGACCTGGTGCTGGCCAAGCGGCGCCCGGAGGACCGGCGCGGCGAGCTGGTGTGGCAGGACGACCTGGTGTGGATCGGCGCCGAACGGCTCCGCCTGGACCCCGACCGGCCGGTGCCGCTGATCGTGTACCCGCCGCCCGGCATCACCCGGGCCCGCGCGCTGGAGGCGCTGGAGGACCAGGGGCGGCAGTGGCGCATCGTGTGCACCAGCGGCAGCCTCAACGGGCTGGTCGCCGCCGCGCGTGCCGGGCTGGGCGTGATGGCCCACTCCCGGCGGCTGATGCCGCCCGGTCTGTTCCGGGTGGGGGACCGGGCGGGCCTGCCGGACCTGGGCAAGATCGACTTCGTCCTCGTGCACGGCCGGCGGCGGGGCACGGCGGAGGACGCCGCGAACGCCCTGGCGGCGGCGGTCCTGGCGGGCGGTGGGCGCCTGCGCCACCGGGGCGCCTGA
- the fdhD gene encoding formate dehydrogenase accessory sulfurtransferase FdhD, giving the protein MGRVTERRRVLRIRDGAVSARPDTLVAEEPLEIRLNGKPLAVTMRTPGDDFALAAGFLVSEGVLATASDLRNIVYCAGAIADGSNTYNVVDVTTAPDVRLPDFTLERNVYTTSSCGLCGKASLDAVRTTARWPIADAPPVRVSTSLLAALPDRLRAAQRVFDRTGGLHAAALFSEDGDLLDVREDVGRHNAVDKLVGRALQNGDLPLSRAVLLVSGRASFELAQKAVMAGIPLLAAVSAPSSLAVDLAAETGLTLVGFLRGDSMNVYAGQDRIALPAAAARD; this is encoded by the coding sequence ATGGGACGAGTGACGGAACGGCGCAGGGTCCTCCGCATCCGGGACGGGGCGGTCTCCGCCCGGCCGGACACCCTCGTCGCGGAGGAACCCCTGGAGATCCGCCTCAACGGCAAGCCCCTGGCCGTCACGATGCGCACCCCGGGCGACGACTTCGCGCTGGCGGCCGGGTTCCTGGTGAGCGAGGGCGTCCTGGCCACCGCGTCCGACCTGCGGAACATCGTCTACTGCGCCGGGGCGATCGCCGACGGTTCGAACACCTACAACGTGGTCGACGTGACGACCGCCCCCGACGTCAGGCTGCCGGACTTCACGCTGGAGCGGAACGTCTACACGACCTCCTCGTGCGGGCTGTGCGGCAAGGCCAGTCTGGACGCGGTGCGCACGACCGCCCGCTGGCCGATCGCCGACGCTCCCCCGGTCCGGGTGAGCACCTCCCTGCTGGCGGCCCTTCCGGACCGGCTGCGCGCGGCCCAGCGGGTGTTCGACCGGACGGGGGGCCTGCACGCGGCCGCCCTGTTCTCCGAGGACGGGGACCTGCTGGACGTGCGGGAGGACGTGGGCCGGCACAACGCGGTCGACAAGCTGGTGGGCCGCGCCCTGCAGAACGGGGATCTGCCGCTGTCGCGGGCGGTGCTGCTGGTGTCGGGCCGGGCCTCGTTCGAGCTGGCGCAGAAGGCGGTGATGGCGGGCATCCCGCTGCTGGCGGCGGTGTCCGCGCCGTCGTCGCTGGCGGTGGACCTGGCCGCCGAGACCGGGCTGACCCTGGTGGGCTTCCTGCGGGGCGATTCGATGAACGTGTACGCGGGCCAGGACCGGATCGCCCTGCCGGCCGCGGCCGCCCGGGACTGA
- a CDS encoding bile acid:sodium symporter family protein: MTHPRPPRWLPIDPYVLLLLGTVGLAALLPARGTGAAAASGASTAAIAFLFLLYGARLSTREALDGLRHWRLHLTVLICTFAVFPLLGLAARGLVPVLLTQPLYQGLLFLTLVPSTIQSSIAFTSIARGNVPAAICAGSFSSLTGIVLTPLLAAVLLGGGGFSADSLVKIVLQLLVPFLAGQVTRRWIGGFVTRHSKVLGLVDRGSILLVVYTAFSEGVTRGVWHRVSPPRLAALLAVEAVLLAVMLVLTWYGGRALGFGREDRIAIQFAGSKKSLASGLPMASVLFGAHASLAVLPLMLFHQMQLMVCAVIARRRARDPRGTAGTSAAHAVQGQPQDRALR, from the coding sequence GTGACACACCCGCGCCCGCCGAGATGGCTGCCCATCGACCCGTACGTCCTGCTGCTGCTCGGGACGGTCGGGCTCGCGGCGCTGCTGCCGGCCCGGGGCACCGGCGCGGCCGCGGCCTCGGGCGCCTCCACGGCCGCGATCGCCTTCCTGTTCCTGCTGTACGGCGCCCGGCTGTCCACCCGTGAGGCCCTGGACGGCCTCCGGCACTGGCGGCTCCACCTCACCGTGCTGATCTGCACCTTCGCCGTCTTCCCGCTGCTCGGCCTGGCCGCGCGCGGTCTGGTGCCGGTGCTGCTGACCCAGCCGCTGTACCAGGGCCTGCTCTTCCTGACCCTGGTGCCGTCCACCATCCAGTCGTCGATCGCGTTCACCTCCATCGCCCGCGGCAACGTGCCCGCCGCGATCTGCGCCGGCTCCTTCTCCTCCCTCACCGGCATCGTCCTCACCCCGCTGCTGGCGGCGGTGCTGCTCGGCGGCGGCGGGTTCTCCGCCGACTCGCTGGTGAAGATCGTGCTGCAGCTGCTGGTGCCGTTCCTCGCCGGGCAGGTGACCCGCCGCTGGATCGGCGGCTTCGTCACCCGGCACAGTAAGGTCCTCGGCCTCGTCGACCGCGGCTCGATCCTGCTGGTCGTCTACACCGCGTTCAGCGAGGGCGTGACCCGGGGCGTCTGGCACCGGGTCAGCCCTCCGCGGCTGGCGGCGCTGCTCGCCGTCGAGGCCGTCCTGCTGGCCGTCATGCTCGTGCTGACCTGGTACGGCGGCAGGGCGCTCGGCTTCGGGCGGGAGGACCGGATCGCGATCCAGTTCGCCGGGTCGAAGAAGTCCCTCGCCTCCGGGCTGCCGATGGCGAGCGTCCTGTTCGGCGCCCACGCCTCGCTGGCCGTCCTGCCGCTGATGCTGTTCCACCAGATGCAGCTGATGGTGTGCGCGGTCATCGCCAGGCGGCGGGCCCGCGACCCGCGGGGGACGGCCGGCACGTCAGCCGCGCACGCGGTCCAGGGGCAGCCACAGGACCGAGCCCTGCGGTGA
- a CDS encoding MFS transporter, whose amino-acid sequence MDTRNRRGTGFAAPRRDKTLPAAALILIAGTLFSRVGDSLASLGLVLDAADRHVGWGVTEVFLAELVPTVVAAPVIGTVVDRLSGRKVCLGALVAQALCLGTATAVPGFHLRVALIALSGLAGVASVAAGFKMLPVVAGEEHTGRANSLLTAGLSAAGLVGPPLAGFLHSARGTSLLLGADAASFLVLAWCTARAVPRSTDVAIGRKPASRLSDGYRALRHAPVVGPLLPALAAAMLATSIEGVAGVFYLRHVASGNDTVFGLFLATWALGSVPGALLAGRASWSGRHTALILGGVLGISLGLLLVGLIPVAAAVFPLFLLGGFGNGACNVGLRNAVHTQVPAEVHGSAWACFQALSRSCVGLGYLLGTPNDLVSSQDQVIVSGAIPLAAVAWAVLAGLRRRQPALTEASG is encoded by the coding sequence TTGGACACACGAAACAGGCGCGGGACGGGGTTCGCCGCGCCACGCCGGGACAAGACGCTTCCAGCCGCCGCCCTGATACTGATCGCGGGCACCCTCTTCTCCCGCGTGGGCGACTCACTCGCCTCGCTGGGCCTGGTGCTGGACGCGGCCGACCGGCACGTCGGCTGGGGCGTGACGGAGGTCTTCCTCGCGGAGCTCGTGCCCACGGTCGTCGCCGCGCCCGTCATCGGCACGGTGGTGGACCGGCTCAGTGGGCGGAAGGTGTGCCTGGGGGCCCTGGTGGCGCAGGCGCTGTGCCTCGGCACCGCCACGGCGGTGCCGGGATTCCACCTGAGGGTTGCGCTGATCGCCCTGTCGGGGCTGGCCGGGGTGGCGTCGGTGGCCGCCGGCTTCAAGATGCTGCCCGTCGTGGCCGGCGAGGAGCACACGGGCCGGGCCAACAGCCTGCTCACGGCGGGGCTGTCGGCGGCCGGTCTGGTCGGGCCGCCGCTGGCGGGCTTCCTGCACTCGGCCCGGGGCACCTCGCTGCTGCTCGGCGCCGACGCCGCCTCCTTCCTCGTGCTGGCCTGGTGCACGGCCCGCGCGGTGCCGCGCAGCACGGACGTGGCGATCGGCCGCAAGCCGGCGTCGAGGCTGTCGGACGGCTACCGGGCCCTGCGGCACGCGCCGGTCGTGGGCCCCCTGCTGCCCGCGCTGGCGGCGGCGATGCTGGCGACCAGCATCGAGGGCGTGGCGGGCGTCTTCTACCTGCGCCACGTGGCGAGCGGCAACGACACGGTGTTCGGTCTGTTCCTGGCGACCTGGGCGCTGGGCTCGGTCCCGGGCGCGCTGCTCGCCGGCCGCGCGAGCTGGTCCGGCCGGCACACCGCGCTGATCCTGGGCGGGGTCCTGGGCATCTCGCTCGGTCTGCTGCTGGTCGGCCTGATCCCGGTGGCGGCGGCGGTCTTCCCGCTGTTCCTGCTCGGCGGCTTCGGCAACGGCGCGTGCAACGTGGGGCTGCGCAACGCGGTGCACACCCAGGTGCCCGCCGAGGTGCACGGCAGCGCGTGGGCCTGCTTCCAGGCACTGTCGCGCTCCTGCGTCGGCCTCGGGTACCTGCTCGGCACCCCCAACGACCTGGTCTCCAGCCAGGACCAGGTGATCGTCTCCGGGGCGATCCCGCTGGCGGCCGTGGCCTGGGCCGTGCTGGCCGGCCTGCGCCGCAGGCAGCCGGCGCTGACGGAGGCCTCCGGGTGA
- a CDS encoding sialidase family protein, translating to MPSGPRARPARAPALALMTAALLLAPLTSAHPAHARPSSPAAVFEQQVLFEAARDPGYACFRIPAVVRTAAGTLLAFAEGRVLNCGDAADIDIVLKRSTDGGRTWGPLRVVTEGAGDTHGNPAPVVDRDTGRIWLAETYNTGRTDGAGCSVPCDRTPHLQVSDDDGLTWSAPRDLSPEILPADWNSWYATGPVHGLQLTRGRYAGRLVLGVNTETWNGSRVSANHAALVVSDDHGGHWRVGATDTWPVAADGTFRQKPSELALAERADGSLLVSGREQDGTDLGHRTQAVSRDGGGRFTAPFRALPGLYAPQVQGSLLRLGGRLLLACPADPDRRRTMMIRSSYDGGRTWDGVDRGTVVTADWSGYSDLVRAGRGTVGLLYEGGAVDARDEIRFARFTEGWLAPRRRPGPVTADRAPHGRPASVLGGARETDGTVGGALEFDGADDAVRLPYRPGLPLGTKDFTVSLWFRYTAASGEQPLLWMGGVGSSQPQVWLRGEPADHRLRALVTAREGAGPARTASVRSAAAYDDGRWHRAVLRRDGGSLSLSVDGTRTAVDGVPGSVSRNSPFGVHIGQRVDGRASFTGAIDEVRVWDRVLTDGELADPAVQRSPQGSVLWLPLDRVRG from the coding sequence ATGCCGTCAGGTCCCCGCGCCCGTCCCGCACGCGCTCCCGCGCTCGCCCTCATGACGGCGGCGCTGCTGCTCGCGCCGCTCACCTCCGCCCACCCGGCACACGCCCGGCCGTCGTCCCCCGCTGCGGTGTTCGAGCAGCAGGTCCTCTTCGAGGCCGCCCGGGACCCCGGCTACGCCTGCTTCCGCATCCCGGCGGTCGTGCGGACGGCGGCCGGCACGCTGCTGGCGTTCGCCGAGGGGCGGGTCCTCAACTGCGGGGACGCGGCCGACATCGACATCGTGCTGAAGCGGTCCACCGACGGCGGCCGCACCTGGGGCCCGCTGCGGGTGGTCACCGAGGGCGCCGGCGACACCCACGGCAACCCGGCACCGGTCGTCGACCGGGACACCGGCCGGATCTGGCTCGCGGAGACGTACAACACGGGCCGCACGGACGGCGCCGGCTGCTCCGTGCCCTGCGACCGCACCCCGCACCTGCAGGTCAGCGACGACGACGGTCTGACCTGGTCCGCGCCGCGCGACCTGAGTCCGGAGATCCTGCCCGCCGACTGGAACTCCTGGTACGCGACCGGCCCGGTGCACGGCCTCCAGCTCACCCGCGGCCGGTACGCCGGACGCCTGGTCCTCGGCGTCAACACCGAGACGTGGAACGGCAGCCGGGTCAGTGCCAACCACGCCGCGCTGGTCGTCAGCGACGACCACGGCGGCCACTGGCGGGTCGGCGCCACCGACACCTGGCCGGTCGCCGCCGACGGCACCTTCCGGCAGAAGCCCTCCGAACTCGCGCTCGCCGAGCGGGCGGACGGCTCGCTCCTGGTCAGCGGCCGGGAGCAGGACGGCACCGACCTCGGCCACCGCACGCAGGCCGTCAGCCGGGACGGCGGCGGCCGCTTCACCGCGCCCTTCCGCGCCCTGCCCGGCCTCTACGCCCCGCAGGTGCAGGGGTCGCTGCTGCGGCTGGGCGGCCGGCTCCTGCTCGCCTGCCCCGCCGACCCCGACCGGCGCCGCACGATGATGATCCGCTCCTCCTACGACGGTGGCCGCACCTGGGACGGCGTGGACCGCGGCACGGTCGTCACCGCGGACTGGTCCGGCTACTCCGACCTGGTGCGGGCGGGCCGCGGCACGGTGGGCCTGCTGTACGAGGGCGGGGCCGTCGACGCCCGCGACGAGATCCGCTTCGCCCGCTTCACCGAGGGCTGGCTCGCCCCGCGCCGCCGTCCCGGCCCGGTCACCGCGGACCGCGCCCCGCACGGCCGCCCGGCCTCGGTCCTCGGCGGCGCGCGGGAGACGGACGGCACCGTGGGCGGGGCCCTGGAGTTCGACGGCGCCGACGACGCCGTACGGCTGCCGTACCGACCGGGCCTGCCGCTCGGGACGAAGGACTTCACCGTGTCGCTGTGGTTCCGGTACACGGCCGCGTCCGGGGAGCAGCCGCTGCTGTGGATGGGGGGCGTCGGCAGCAGCCAGCCGCAGGTGTGGCTGCGGGGCGAGCCGGCGGACCACCGCCTCCGGGCGCTCGTCACCGCGCGGGAGGGGGCGGGCCCCGCGCGCACCGCGAGCGTCCGCTCGGCCGCCGCGTACGACGACGGCCGGTGGCACCGCGCGGTGCTCCGCCGGGACGGCGGCAGCCTGTCGCTGTCCGTCGACGGCACGCGGACCGCCGTCGACGGGGTGCCGGGCTCCGTCAGCCGGAACTCGCCCTTCGGGGTGCACATCGGTCAGCGGGTGGACGGCCGGGCCTCCTTCACCGGCGCGATCGACGAGGTGCGCGTGTGGGACCGGGTCCTGACCGACGGGGAGCTGGCCGACCCGGCGGTGCAGCGGTCACCGCAGGGCTCGGTCCTGTGGCTGCCCCTGGACCGCGTGCGCGGCTGA
- a CDS encoding beta-ketoacyl-ACP synthase III, which produces MHGSRIAAIGHYQPARVLTNDDLAGMVDTSDAWIRSRVGIRTRHIAGPGEPVDELAAHAAAKALAAAGLAPHDIDLVLVATSTAIDRSPNTAARVAARLGVPRPAAMDVNVVCAGFPHALATADHAVRAGAATRALVIGADKMSDVTDWSDRTTCVLVGDGAGAVVVEACAPGEPAGIGPVLWGSVPEMGHAVRIEGTPPRFAQEGQSVYRWATTQLPAIARRACEKSGVTPEELAGVVLHQANLRIIEPLAHKLGAVNAVVARDVVESGNTSAASIPLAFSKLVEQGALGGGDPVLLFGFGGNLSYAGHVVRCP; this is translated from the coding sequence ATGCACGGCTCGCGCATCGCCGCCATCGGTCACTACCAGCCCGCCAGGGTGCTCACCAACGACGACCTGGCGGGCATGGTCGACACCAGTGACGCGTGGATCCGCAGCCGGGTCGGCATCCGCACCCGGCACATCGCCGGCCCCGGGGAGCCGGTGGACGAACTGGCCGCGCACGCCGCCGCCAAGGCCCTCGCCGCGGCCGGGCTCGCCCCGCACGACATCGACCTGGTCCTCGTCGCGACGTCCACCGCGATCGACCGCTCACCGAACACCGCCGCGCGGGTCGCGGCCCGGCTCGGCGTCCCGCGGCCGGCCGCGATGGACGTCAACGTGGTCTGCGCCGGCTTCCCGCACGCCCTGGCCACCGCCGACCACGCCGTCCGGGCCGGCGCGGCCACCCGTGCCCTGGTCATCGGCGCGGACAAGATGTCCGACGTCACCGACTGGAGCGACCGCACCACGTGCGTCCTGGTGGGCGACGGGGCCGGGGCCGTCGTGGTCGAGGCCTGCGCGCCGGGCGAGCCGGCCGGGATCGGGCCGGTGCTGTGGGGGTCGGTGCCGGAGATGGGGCACGCCGTGCGGATCGAGGGCACACCGCCGCGGTTCGCCCAGGAGGGGCAGAGCGTCTACCGCTGGGCCACCACCCAGCTGCCCGCCATCGCCCGCCGCGCCTGCGAGAAGTCCGGGGTGACCCCGGAGGAACTCGCCGGGGTGGTCCTGCACCAGGCCAACCTGCGCATCATCGAGCCGCTGGCCCACAAGCTCGGCGCCGTCAACGCCGTCGTCGCCCGCGACGTCGTCGAGTCCGGCAACACCTCCGCCGCCAGCATCCCCCTCGCCTTCTCCAAGCTGGTCGAACAGGGGGCGCTCGGCGGGGGCGACCCGGTGCTGCTGTTCGGCTTCGGCGGCAACCTGTCGTACGCGGGCCACGTCGTCCGCTGCCCCTGA
- a CDS encoding long-chain fatty acid--CoA ligase, with protein sequence MREFTNPPPASAPPAGGLADAVFEHARTDPARVALARKDESGQWRDVTSAEFRDEVLALAKGLLARGVRFGDRVAIMSRTRYEWTLFDFALWAIGAQVVPVYPTSSAEQCFWMLYDAEVSAAVVEHEDHAMTIATVIDRLPRLHQLWQLDAGCVRELYDAGAHLDDETVHRHRVAVTPESVATVIYTSGTTGRPKGCVLSHGNFMVEADTVVEHWDPVFRSRRGEDASTLLFLPLAHVFGRMVEVASIRGRVRLGHQPQLNAAALLPDLQAFRPTFILAVPYIFEKVFNASRRKAEKEGRAGPFEKAVEVAVKYAEALEAKAWGTGPGPSAGLRMQHQVFDKLVYAKVRAAMGGRIRNAMSGGSGMDRRLGLFFAGAGVQVYEGYGLTESTAAATANPPERTRYGTVGRPIPGVTVHIADDGEIWLRGGNVFQGYLNNPKATDEALHDGWLATGDLGSLDEDGYLTITGRKKEILVTSGGKSVSPGVLEERVRDHPLVNQCIVVGNDRPYIAALVTLDQEAVEHWLQMRDKPRMSPARLVRNPDLEAEVRRAVVAANTLVSQAESIRTFRILAQPFTEEHGLLTPSLKLKRKAIEKAYGKEVEALYQA encoded by the coding sequence TTGCGCGAGTTCACCAACCCTCCGCCGGCGTCGGCGCCGCCGGCCGGCGGTCTGGCCGACGCCGTCTTCGAGCACGCCCGCACGGACCCGGCGCGCGTCGCCCTCGCCCGCAAGGACGAGTCCGGGCAGTGGCGGGACGTGACCTCGGCCGAGTTCCGCGACGAGGTGCTCGCCCTGGCGAAGGGGCTGCTGGCCCGGGGCGTCCGGTTCGGCGACCGGGTCGCGATCATGTCCCGCACCCGCTACGAGTGGACCCTGTTCGACTTCGCGCTGTGGGCGATCGGCGCCCAGGTGGTGCCGGTCTACCCGACGTCCTCGGCCGAACAGTGCTTCTGGATGCTGTACGACGCCGAGGTGTCCGCGGCCGTCGTGGAGCACGAGGACCACGCGATGACGATCGCCACCGTCATCGACCGGCTGCCGCGGCTGCACCAGCTCTGGCAGCTGGACGCGGGCTGCGTGCGGGAGCTGTACGACGCCGGGGCGCACCTGGACGACGAGACGGTGCACCGGCACCGGGTGGCGGTCACCCCGGAGTCGGTGGCGACGGTCATCTACACCTCGGGGACCACCGGCCGCCCGAAGGGCTGTGTGCTCTCGCACGGGAACTTCATGGTCGAGGCGGACACCGTCGTCGAGCACTGGGATCCGGTGTTCCGCTCCAGGAGGGGCGAGGACGCCTCCACGCTGCTGTTCCTGCCGCTGGCGCACGTGTTCGGGCGGATGGTGGAGGTCGCCTCGATCCGCGGCCGGGTCCGCCTCGGGCACCAGCCGCAGCTGAACGCCGCCGCCCTGCTGCCCGACCTGCAGGCGTTCCGGCCGACGTTCATCCTCGCGGTGCCGTACATCTTCGAGAAGGTGTTCAACGCCTCCCGCCGCAAGGCGGAGAAGGAGGGCAGGGCCGGGCCGTTCGAGAAGGCCGTCGAGGTCGCGGTGAAGTACGCGGAGGCGCTGGAGGCCAAGGCCTGGGGCACCGGACCGGGCCCGTCGGCGGGCCTGCGCATGCAGCACCAGGTGTTCGACAAGCTCGTCTACGCCAAGGTACGGGCCGCGATGGGCGGCCGGATCCGCAACGCGATGTCCGGCGGCTCGGGCATGGACCGCAGGCTGGGGCTGTTCTTCGCCGGGGCCGGCGTGCAGGTGTACGAGGGGTACGGCCTGACGGAGTCGACCGCCGCCGCCACCGCCAACCCGCCCGAGCGCACCCGGTACGGCACCGTCGGCCGGCCCATCCCCGGGGTGACCGTGCACATCGCGGACGACGGGGAGATCTGGCTGCGCGGCGGCAACGTCTTCCAGGGCTACCTGAACAACCCGAAGGCCACCGACGAGGCCCTGCACGACGGCTGGCTCGCCACCGGCGACCTCGGTTCCCTCGACGAGGACGGCTACCTGACCATCACCGGCCGCAAGAAGGAGATCCTGGTGACCTCCGGCGGCAAGAGCGTCTCCCCCGGCGTGCTGGAGGAGCGGGTCCGCGACCACCCGCTGGTCAACCAGTGCATCGTCGTCGGCAACGACCGCCCCTACATCGCCGCCCTGGTCACCCTGGACCAGGAGGCCGTGGAGCACTGGCTGCAGATGCGCGACAAGCCCCGGATGAGCCCGGCCCGGCTGGTGCGCAACCCGGACCTGGAGGCGGAGGTGCGGCGGGCGGTCGTGGCCGCCAACACCCTGGTCTCCCAGGCCGAGTCGATCCGCACCTTCCGCATCCTGGCGCAGCCGTTCACCGAGGAGCACGGCCTGCTGACGCCGTCGCTGAAACTGAAGCGGAAAGCGATCGAGAAGGCGTACGGCAAAGAGGTCGAGGCCCTCTACCAGGCCTGA